In one Spirosoma rigui genomic region, the following are encoded:
- a CDS encoding methyltransferase domain-containing protein has protein sequence MGVTRRPGGAPVLYLTVSPSGPYTTDRLRSEISRLQAKGAPINNLGMVAYDDLLRLTYRCSACIFPSVNETLGLGLVESYWMGNAILASRRPYLPDVVTPSADFDPHDPAAIADAVTHYVRKEPMPKPQLMLANRIDTFIDLLYKGRNSRVPGPMGADDRGAIAFHNDIATQFDNKYESSAAFGERFRVWTALFNRYIHPAHLVMDLGCGSGIFSDFLARRGCTVTGIDGSEEMINICRKRSTAQNVSYVLQSLPFTQPDTYLQQDAIIASSVLEYIDDMMLVVEQARETLKPDGLLLVSMPNKISLYRRVERMVFNLTKRPRYFAHLRNASTEACFNKDVAELGFDVLETVYFSSYDPLSRWLKWFLPRQYVNNLFVSVYRKR, from the coding sequence GTGGGAGTTACTCGTAGACCGGGGGGGGCTCCTGTTCTGTACCTGACGGTTTCGCCGAGCGGACCCTACACAACCGACAGGCTCCGATCGGAGATCAGTCGATTACAGGCGAAAGGCGCACCCATTAATAACCTGGGTATGGTGGCGTATGATGATCTGCTACGTCTAACCTACAGATGTAGTGCCTGTATCTTTCCCTCGGTGAATGAGACGCTGGGGCTGGGGCTGGTAGAATCGTACTGGATGGGGAATGCTATCCTGGCCAGCCGACGTCCATACCTGCCCGATGTAGTCACGCCTTCAGCCGATTTTGATCCGCACGATCCGGCAGCCATCGCCGATGCCGTAACTCATTATGTAAGGAAGGAGCCCATGCCCAAACCTCAGCTAATGCTTGCCAATCGAATCGATACCTTTATTGATTTGCTCTACAAGGGGAGAAATAGTCGGGTACCCGGGCCAATGGGGGCTGACGACCGGGGTGCTATCGCCTTTCATAACGACATTGCCACGCAGTTTGATAACAAATACGAATCATCAGCTGCATTTGGGGAGCGATTTCGGGTATGGACGGCTTTGTTCAACCGCTATATCCATCCAGCCCACCTGGTCATGGACCTCGGTTGCGGATCGGGCATTTTTAGTGATTTCCTAGCCAGAAGAGGGTGTACGGTAACCGGAATCGACGGATCGGAAGAGATGATCAACATTTGTAGGAAAAGGAGTACGGCACAAAATGTGTCGTATGTACTGCAGTCACTGCCATTTACCCAGCCAGATACGTACCTACAGCAGGACGCGATCATTGCGTCGAGTGTGCTCGAATATATCGATGACATGATGCTGGTTGTAGAGCAGGCCAGGGAAACGCTAAAACCTGACGGCCTGTTGTTGGTATCGATGCCTAACAAAATAAGTTTGTACCGGCGCGTTGAACGAATGGTGTTCAACCTGACAAAACGCCCCCGCTATTTTGCCCATCTACGTAATGCCTCGACCGAAGCGTGCTTTAACAAAGACGTAGCCGAACTGGGATTCGACGTGCTTGAAACCGTTTATTTTTCCAGTTATGATCCCCTGTCGCGCTGGCTGAAATGGTTCTTGCCCCGGCAGTACGTGAACAATCTGTTCGTCAGTGTCTACCGAAAACGCTGA
- a CDS encoding glycosyltransferase family protein, translated as MPKLLLIDAANVSGGGGVLLQYLVDQLNERGLPFFVLKKETTVLNATVDQYADVDISLLNRRSVLRSYIRRLSPATLLCFGNFPPPFRSGVRTITYFHNPHYVKGHDKRNFSRRHELNRILRRAYLQVNLHHSDLFVVQTPFIARAFANTFSVDQARIQVLPFYNQERIEAIAHEQEVARTVKQPRTFLYASSSEPHKNHLNLLKAWELLVDRGGLLFCT; from the coding sequence ATGCCGAAACTACTGTTGATTGATGCCGCAAATGTATCGGGCGGAGGGGGTGTGCTGTTGCAGTACCTGGTCGATCAGTTGAATGAGCGCGGGCTGCCTTTCTTTGTCCTGAAAAAGGAAACGACAGTACTGAACGCAACTGTTGATCAGTACGCTGATGTCGATATAAGCCTGTTAAATCGCCGAAGCGTTTTACGTAGCTACATTCGCCGCCTGTCGCCAGCAACTTTGCTGTGCTTTGGTAACTTCCCGCCACCTTTTCGTTCAGGCGTTCGGACTATCACCTATTTTCATAATCCGCACTACGTAAAGGGGCATGATAAGCGGAATTTCAGCCGAAGGCACGAACTCAACCGGATTTTGCGCCGGGCTTATTTGCAGGTTAATCTGCATCACTCCGATTTATTCGTTGTACAGACGCCGTTCATTGCCCGCGCCTTTGCCAATACGTTTTCCGTAGATCAGGCCCGTATTCAGGTCCTGCCGTTCTACAATCAGGAGCGAATAGAAGCCATTGCTCATGAACAGGAAGTAGCGCGCACGGTCAAGCAGCCGCGTACCTTCCTGTACGCCAGCAGTTCGGAGCCGCATAAAAATCACCTCAATTTGTTAAAAGCGTGGGAGTTACTCGTAGACCGGGGGGGGCTCCTGTTCTGTACCTGA
- a CDS encoding glycosyltransferase family 4 protein, translating into MKIVFVSRSPGTGHSIEMLFKAVIAELSSGSRVSPSQVVVPYISQGLRNVWQNIQFVRNVNPSLVHVTGDIHYIVLGCKASQTVLTIHDCVILERNRHKSLRFMLFKLLWYYLPMRRAAIVTTVSEKTKQELHQYVGKLASNVVVVPNGYDPAFTFKPKSFSTEKPILLHIGTSAHKNLKRLVEAIDGLPCRLVIVGQLTDLDKAGLTVRRIEYEQHENTNQTDLIELYERCDIVTFVSLYEGFGMPVLEGQAVGRVVVTSNISPMTDVGGAGACYVDATDVVAIRRGILRVWQDEPYRNELIRAGRENARQYTIDKIAARYADLYERLLN; encoded by the coding sequence ATGAAAATCGTATTTGTGAGCCGCAGCCCCGGTACGGGACATAGCATTGAAATGCTGTTCAAGGCAGTTATTGCAGAGCTAAGCAGCGGAAGCCGGGTTAGTCCGTCGCAGGTGGTCGTACCCTACATTAGCCAGGGGTTACGGAACGTATGGCAGAATATACAGTTTGTGCGGAACGTCAATCCGTCGCTCGTGCACGTTACGGGTGATATTCACTATATCGTTTTAGGCTGCAAAGCCAGCCAGACGGTGCTAACCATTCATGACTGCGTCATCCTGGAGCGCAATCGGCACAAGTCCCTGCGGTTCATGCTGTTCAAACTTTTGTGGTATTACCTGCCCATGCGAAGGGCGGCCATAGTCACCACTGTTTCGGAGAAGACAAAACAGGAGTTGCATCAGTACGTAGGAAAGCTGGCCAGCAACGTTGTCGTTGTTCCCAATGGGTATGATCCTGCATTTACGTTTAAGCCAAAGTCATTCAGTACTGAAAAGCCAATCTTACTCCACATTGGGACCAGCGCCCACAAGAACTTAAAACGCCTTGTTGAAGCCATTGACGGTTTACCATGTCGACTGGTTATCGTAGGTCAACTGACCGATTTGGATAAGGCCGGTTTGACCGTTCGCCGGATTGAATACGAGCAGCACGAAAATACGAATCAGACCGACCTAATTGAACTATACGAACGCTGCGATATTGTTACATTCGTGTCGCTGTACGAAGGGTTTGGCATGCCGGTTTTGGAGGGGCAGGCAGTGGGTAGGGTAGTAGTGACCAGTAACATTAGCCCTATGACAGACGTGGGTGGGGCGGGCGCCTGCTACGTGGATGCTACTGATGTAGTCGCTATTCGTCGGGGTATTTTGCGCGTCTGGCAGGATGAACCGTACCGGAATGAGCTGATTCGGGCGGGACGGGAAAATGCACGACAGTATACAATTGACAAGATAGCCGCCCGCTATGCTGACCTGTACGAACGATTACTAAACTGA
- a CDS encoding glycosyltransferase family 4 protein, whose translation MKVVVTHDGKQYVNHLLIALCRQGWLVRFFTSFAANRYLSLARFVPSVYRQVRKREIVQVPTEYIRSFLPAFLLSRLAKGEYRVIRTAYSLFDHWVARQLRSNPSVDLVIGYENSSLVTFQEAKRLGIVTVLDLAQVHHQVLDAIRSQFRINNLTDEQTAWVNDRKKQALAVTDYVLSLSSIATHSLTRNQIDRSRIYEVNLGIDVQRFSVAPKPTDGRFRVLFVGTITYRKGVDLLLQTFKRLNLSNAELTLIGPVGDGEELLSQCSGSIRHIPFLHHEELVHHYQQADVFVFPSYLDSWGQVVLEAMACGTPVVVSENTGAKDAVGQGGGFIVPVGNGQALAEKIQYIYDNRSEVARLGTEARRVAEKYTWEKYYQQIADALTDIAGREGIDATRFDRVASDTNKAAGS comes from the coding sequence ATGAAGGTAGTTGTAACCCATGATGGAAAGCAATACGTCAACCATCTGTTGATCGCTTTGTGCCGGCAAGGCTGGCTGGTCAGGTTTTTCACGAGTTTTGCGGCCAACAGATACCTTTCGCTAGCTCGTTTTGTACCCAGCGTATATCGACAGGTACGTAAACGGGAAATTGTTCAGGTTCCCACTGAATACATACGTTCGTTTCTGCCCGCATTCTTGCTAAGCAGACTAGCCAAGGGTGAATACCGCGTTATTCGAACTGCGTATTCGTTGTTTGACCATTGGGTTGCCCGGCAGTTGCGATCGAACCCGTCAGTTGACCTGGTTATTGGGTACGAGAATTCAAGTTTAGTTACGTTTCAGGAAGCAAAGCGGCTTGGTATAGTTACGGTATTGGATCTGGCTCAAGTGCATCACCAGGTGCTTGATGCGATTCGTTCACAATTCAGAATCAACAACCTGACTGATGAACAGACTGCCTGGGTCAATGACCGAAAGAAACAGGCCCTGGCCGTGACCGATTATGTGCTCTCACTTTCGTCTATTGCTACTCACAGTTTGACCCGTAATCAAATTGATCGGTCCAGAATCTATGAAGTAAATCTGGGTATCGATGTGCAGCGCTTCTCAGTTGCTCCCAAGCCGACAGACGGGCGTTTTCGGGTCCTTTTCGTTGGTACCATTACATATCGGAAAGGGGTAGATTTGTTGCTGCAAACGTTTAAACGGTTAAACTTATCCAATGCCGAATTAACGCTGATTGGTCCGGTGGGTGACGGTGAAGAATTACTTAGCCAGTGCTCAGGCTCCATTCGGCACATCCCGTTCCTTCATCACGAGGAACTGGTGCATCATTATCAACAAGCTGATGTATTTGTGTTCCCCTCCTATCTGGACAGTTGGGGACAGGTCGTATTGGAAGCCATGGCTTGCGGAACACCCGTTGTTGTCTCCGAGAATACGGGGGCTAAAGATGCCGTTGGGCAAGGCGGTGGGTTTATTGTTCCGGTAGGCAATGGGCAGGCACTAGCCGAGAAAATTCAATACATCTATGATAATCGCTCCGAAGTTGCCCGGCTGGGTACCGAAGCCCGGCGCGTTGCGGAGAAGTATACGTGGGAGAAATATTATCAGCAAATTGCCGATGCGTTAACCGATATTGCCGGGAGGGAAGGGATTGATGCCACCCGTTTTGATCGTGTCGCATCCGATACTAATAAAGCCGCTGGTTCATGA
- a CDS encoding glycosyltransferase family 4 protein yields MKIVFYSPNFYPLVGGLENVVMDLAVELSRRNHDVRVLTLTLSSGTDSFPFELVRGFTFVEAVRHINWGDVFVQFNISLKGILPWLFTSRPLVATHHNLYPNKSITGWLKKVVARRLANVNTGCSQFIAAHYHQGIVLPNPYNEQVFEQTKSEKQEGSIVFLGRLVSDKGCSIVLDALGQLNRNTALKPYLTIVGDGPEKDLLIQKTDDLGLQGQVRFAGTVVGKPLASLLQEQQIMVVPSAYQEPFGIVALEGIASSCFVIGSDTGGLPEAIGPCGVTFRMGNVSELTSLLEKALTDHDWRVGHLTGTDNHLWPHRRSAMADRFLDIVNVLV; encoded by the coding sequence ATGAAAATCGTTTTTTATTCACCCAATTTTTATCCTTTAGTGGGCGGATTGGAAAATGTCGTCATGGATTTAGCTGTTGAGTTGAGTCGGCGAAATCATGATGTACGCGTACTGACGCTGACGTTATCCAGTGGAACCGATTCGTTTCCATTTGAACTAGTGCGGGGGTTTACTTTTGTTGAGGCAGTTCGCCATATTAACTGGGGTGATGTCTTTGTCCAGTTCAATATAAGTTTGAAGGGCATACTCCCCTGGCTGTTTACGTCGAGGCCCCTGGTAGCGACCCATCACAATCTTTATCCGAACAAGTCAATAACGGGGTGGCTCAAGAAAGTTGTTGCGCGTCGGTTGGCAAATGTCAATACCGGTTGTAGTCAGTTTATTGCTGCCCACTATCATCAAGGGATTGTTTTACCTAATCCCTACAATGAACAGGTATTTGAACAGACAAAAAGTGAAAAACAGGAAGGGAGTATCGTGTTTTTGGGGCGGCTTGTCTCCGATAAAGGGTGTTCAATAGTGCTGGACGCACTCGGCCAACTAAACAGAAATACAGCCTTGAAGCCTTACTTAACCATTGTTGGGGATGGACCAGAAAAGGACTTACTGATACAGAAAACGGATGATTTAGGCTTGCAAGGCCAGGTACGTTTCGCTGGTACCGTAGTAGGAAAGCCGCTGGCATCGCTGTTGCAGGAGCAACAGATTATGGTTGTCCCATCTGCATACCAGGAGCCGTTTGGTATCGTAGCCTTGGAGGGTATTGCCAGTAGCTGCTTCGTCATCGGGTCTGATACGGGGGGACTTCCCGAAGCTATTGGCCCGTGTGGTGTCACTTTTCGTATGGGTAATGTAAGTGAATTGACCTCTCTTCTGGAAAAGGCTCTGACTGACCACGACTGGCGTGTCGGGCATTTGACAGGCACTGACAACCACTTATGGCCGCACCGGCGATCGGCGATGGCTGACCGGTTTCTCGACATCGTCAACGTACTCGTATGA
- a CDS encoding class I SAM-dependent methyltransferase produces the protein MIPILGKQLFGQSSDAIYKMALQAFTDTGLTKVTVADVGAGQGNFARLLASSERAVTLLDDFEPVDLPLNCQWIKADLNNSWHGVQTQFDFVIALEVIEHLENPRHFFREIIKLMKPGAYGFVSTPNNDSLFSRLNFLLTGQHRWFQDSCYPAHITPILEVDLLRILRENGLITVGLYYSNEETIPKLNYTLNWKGKLYSKNFGVLFRKPVFTDSQH, from the coding sequence ATGATACCTATACTTGGCAAACAACTGTTCGGGCAGTCATCAGATGCTATTTATAAAATGGCCCTACAGGCATTTACCGATACGGGGCTGACCAAGGTAACCGTTGCTGACGTTGGAGCGGGCCAAGGTAATTTTGCCCGGTTGTTAGCATCTTCTGAACGGGCCGTTACGCTTCTAGATGACTTTGAACCCGTTGATTTACCATTAAATTGTCAATGGATCAAAGCCGACCTAAACAATTCATGGCATGGGGTCCAGACTCAATTCGACTTTGTCATTGCTCTTGAGGTTATCGAGCATCTGGAAAATCCGAGGCATTTCTTTCGTGAGATAATTAAACTAATGAAACCCGGCGCGTATGGTTTTGTTAGCACACCCAATAATGACAGCTTATTCAGCAGGTTAAATTTCTTGCTGACGGGTCAACACCGCTGGTTTCAGGATAGCTGTTATCCCGCGCACATAACACCAATTCTGGAAGTTGACTTGCTGCGCATACTTAGAGAAAACGGGTTAATTACAGTGGGGTTGTATTACAGTAATGAAGAAACAATTCCTAAGTTGAATTATACGCTTAATTGGAAAGGAAAGTTGTATTCAAAGAACTTTGGCGTGCTCTTCAGAAAGCCGGTTTTTACTGATTCCCAGCATTAG
- a CDS encoding glycosyltransferase family 4 protein, with translation MKVAVLTNNFPPCLDGVGDYSYHLASEFQRNGHKVSVLCRQDRAIQKAVANGQFNILVSPTIPAWNWLAIRPLRRFIREQRPDWLLVQYVPNGFQQWAIPIWLPVLLWLVKREGVKVSITFHEVYVRMTYWPLRYWLVGILQRVVCIALARVADSLITSIDLYACMLRKYTRKEVNVIPIGSNILPVPVTTDERLAIRNQIAPVGQAIISTFGLRNQDLLLTVFDELIKLKPDTCLLICSKLNISADSQVLYKRLKAHITVTGFIDAPDVYLYLQSSDVFFIPDVVNKRGEGGTSNKSTSLASALVAGLPVVGIVGDMNNDLLSLIPHLFLADIAEPKSIAQKMLTMINDVDKCSQRKSIKQFSDEHLSWRAIYKQYMLCTV, from the coding sequence ATGAAAGTCGCCGTTCTAACTAATAATTTTCCTCCTTGCCTCGATGGGGTTGGCGATTATTCATATCATTTAGCAAGTGAATTTCAGCGTAATGGGCATAAGGTTAGTGTACTTTGCCGGCAGGACAGAGCCATTCAGAAAGCTGTAGCAAATGGCCAGTTCAACATACTGGTGTCGCCTACCATACCTGCCTGGAACTGGTTAGCGATTCGGCCATTGCGCCGGTTTATACGTGAGCAACGTCCAGACTGGCTATTGGTGCAGTATGTGCCAAACGGGTTTCAACAGTGGGCTATACCAATCTGGTTGCCAGTATTGCTTTGGCTGGTAAAGCGTGAAGGAGTTAAAGTGAGCATTACATTTCATGAGGTATACGTACGAATGACTTACTGGCCGCTACGTTACTGGCTTGTGGGTATTTTGCAACGAGTTGTTTGTATTGCGCTAGCCAGAGTGGCTGATTCACTTATTACGAGTATTGATCTGTACGCTTGTATGCTACGCAAATACACTCGTAAAGAAGTTAACGTAATACCAATCGGTTCTAACATTCTCCCTGTGCCTGTAACGACCGATGAACGATTGGCTATCCGCAATCAAATTGCACCTGTTGGGCAAGCCATCATCAGTACGTTTGGCTTGCGCAATCAGGATCTATTGCTCACTGTTTTTGATGAGTTAATTAAGTTGAAGCCAGATACTTGCTTATTGATTTGTAGTAAGTTGAATATATCGGCTGATTCACAGGTTCTCTATAAACGCCTGAAAGCCCACATTACCGTGACGGGTTTTATAGACGCACCGGATGTGTATCTGTACCTACAAAGTAGCGATGTATTTTTTATACCGGATGTGGTGAATAAACGGGGAGAGGGCGGTACAAGTAATAAAAGTACCTCTTTGGCATCAGCACTTGTTGCTGGTCTGCCCGTAGTGGGCATCGTGGGAGATATGAATAATGACTTATTAAGTCTGATTCCTCACCTTTTCCTAGCAGATATAGCTGAACCTAAATCGATAGCACAAAAGATGTTGACAATGATAAATGATGTAGATAAATGCTCACAAAGAAAATCCATTAAACAGTTCAGCGATGAGCATTTGAGTTGGAGAGCAATTTATAAACAATACATGCTCTGCACGGTGTAA
- a CDS encoding glycosyltransferase family 2 protein: MNKNTVADNKLFSVIIPTYHRNDMLEKCLDCLHPDAQTIQTDQYEVIVSDDGRETTAQALVEEKYPWVQWVKGPQRGPAANRNNGAKVALGEWLVFTDDDCLPMPDWLNAYIELVANTTVKVVEGKTIADRLQRRYDEESPINETGGNLWSCNFAIQAKLFRDIGQFDEEFPYPAMEDVDLLIRLKEKGVKTLFLTNAVIIHPYRQIEKDKFGGVLWSFRYLLIKHNQINIEYRIGRVKYLLKSIFINGGRLVTFNFRGWLFYVREHVFLFKLIFVSTNKNSNESRRSN; encoded by the coding sequence ATGAATAAAAACACTGTGGCTGATAACAAGCTTTTTTCAGTCATCATTCCAACCTATCATCGGAATGATATGCTGGAAAAGTGTCTGGATTGTTTGCATCCAGATGCACAAACGATTCAAACAGATCAATACGAAGTAATTGTTTCAGATGATGGTCGAGAAACAACGGCCCAGGCGCTTGTTGAAGAGAAATACCCTTGGGTACAATGGGTAAAAGGGCCACAGAGGGGGCCTGCCGCTAATCGTAATAATGGAGCAAAAGTAGCTTTAGGGGAATGGCTTGTGTTTACAGACGACGATTGTTTACCCATGCCTGATTGGTTAAATGCTTATATTGAGTTAGTCGCAAATACAACAGTAAAAGTAGTTGAAGGTAAAACTATAGCTGATCGTCTTCAAAGGCGGTACGATGAAGAGTCACCTATTAATGAGACGGGTGGTAATTTGTGGTCTTGTAATTTTGCAATTCAAGCAAAGCTATTCAGGGATATAGGTCAGTTTGATGAAGAGTTTCCTTATCCAGCAATGGAAGATGTTGATTTATTGATTCGGTTGAAAGAAAAAGGTGTAAAAACTTTATTTTTGACTAATGCCGTAATTATTCATCCATATCGACAAATCGAAAAAGATAAATTTGGCGGTGTGTTGTGGAGTTTTCGTTATTTATTAATTAAACACAATCAGATAAATATAGAATATCGGATTGGGAGGGTTAAATACTTATTAAAGTCAATCTTTATAAATGGGGGGCGGCTGGTGACGTTCAATTTTAGGGGGTGGTTATTTTACGTGAGAGAACATGTTTTTTTGTTTAAATTGATTTTTGTTTCCACGAATAAAAATAGTAATGAAAGTCGCCGTTCTAACTAA
- a CDS encoding glycosyltransferase family 4 protein, whose product MAGDTKKVFIVCTGLGRVNRGFETFAQECFDALKQNDKSLEFILLRGTKNGKLVDNEYVCWNMPRQSTTELLGLDNAYRFENMTFVLALIPKIVRYKPAIVLISDFFAACYLMHLKKCFGFTYKVLFSNGGPSGPPYIFDHIHQLSDFYFREAIAYGELPVKHTVLPYGFSIEKTFRFISIEKRNLLKKTLGIATDKKIILSVGAVNASHKRMNYLIDEVAKLDEELLIILGQFGQETNDIIRRANQKLPNRVIIKTVEQKSVGLYYACADLFVLASLREGFGRAYIEALAAGLPICAHDYEMTRELLLHYGYYADFTKENALATLISDVLKLPLTDQIRQERHSFTYNRFSWQSLKNDYLSMITQVSSMHE is encoded by the coding sequence ATGGCTGGCGATACCAAAAAAGTATTTATAGTTTGTACTGGTTTAGGTCGGGTAAATCGAGGATTTGAGACATTCGCTCAGGAGTGCTTCGATGCGTTAAAACAAAACGATAAGTCACTTGAGTTTATTCTTTTAAGAGGAACTAAGAATGGTAAGCTAGTTGATAATGAGTACGTTTGCTGGAACATGCCTCGTCAGTCAACAACGGAACTACTAGGGCTCGATAACGCGTATCGGTTCGAAAATATGACGTTTGTGCTGGCGCTGATACCTAAAATAGTTCGTTATAAACCGGCTATTGTTTTAATCAGCGACTTTTTTGCTGCTTGTTATTTAATGCATTTGAAAAAGTGCTTTGGTTTTACTTACAAAGTGCTCTTTTCAAACGGCGGTCCCAGTGGTCCACCGTATATATTCGATCACATTCATCAGTTATCCGATTTTTACTTTCGGGAAGCTATCGCCTACGGTGAACTACCAGTAAAACATACGGTACTACCTTACGGCTTTTCAATTGAAAAAACATTTCGGTTTATATCGATCGAAAAGCGGAACCTGCTTAAAAAAACGCTGGGTATTGCAACCGATAAGAAAATTATTCTGTCTGTAGGAGCTGTGAATGCATCCCATAAGCGCATGAATTACCTCATTGATGAAGTTGCCAAGCTTGACGAGGAATTGTTAATAATACTCGGTCAATTTGGTCAGGAAACGAATGACATCATTAGGCGGGCGAATCAAAAATTGCCGAATCGGGTGATTATAAAAACGGTGGAGCAAAAATCAGTCGGTTTATATTATGCGTGTGCAGACTTGTTTGTTTTAGCTTCTTTGCGCGAGGGTTTCGGTCGGGCGTACATCGAAGCATTGGCAGCAGGTCTGCCGATTTGTGCTCATGACTATGAGATGACTCGTGAACTGCTTCTGCACTATGGTTATTATGCTGATTTTACAAAAGAAAATGCATTAGCAACTTTGATTAGTGATGTATTGAAACTTCCACTTACTGATCAGATTCGTCAGGAACGCCATTCATTTACCTACAATCGTTTTTCATGGCAATCGCTGAAGAATGATTATCTCTCTATGATAACGCAAGTGTCGTCAATGCATGAATAA
- a CDS encoding glycosyltransferase, producing the protein MSNIKHSLRVIFLVEFVHEQGTYFRWHNLAIGLQLLGHRVTVYAIDWDRFTKDRVEHRDGVEYQILSTFRGLNIFTPSTNPLNLLRRFAIRYPACDVVHTFQPFPFSASLGWYLKRTGRAKTFFYDWDDLWIKGLYKDMPERLSTWISYLLVRSTETYMPALADAVTVCSDFLQNLTRAAGNQFVRVIHNGFTIYEPMDKQQARAQLGLRPDVIYAGFIGRTLSELSWCIRAMQTLLEQTNSCSVRMVLCGMPTDALQTIPPNLTEHIDYVGQLSPADCRVLAAAIDLGLMPLEDNMFNQSRFPIKFAEYQASGTPVLYSQVGECNMFTTVFFWNIPAGKTCQSFIDAFTESMSLGKTEFSKRKVNAHALAIHLEWKRMASLLASTYQEKLNVST; encoded by the coding sequence ATGAGCAATATCAAACATTCGCTACGTGTCATTTTTCTGGTTGAGTTTGTCCATGAGCAGGGTACGTATTTCCGGTGGCATAATCTTGCAATTGGTCTACAATTACTCGGTCATCGTGTAACTGTATACGCAATAGACTGGGATCGATTTACTAAAGATCGGGTAGAGCATCGGGACGGAGTCGAATACCAGATCCTAAGTACATTCAGAGGATTAAATATCTTCACCCCGTCAACCAATCCACTGAATTTGTTGCGTCGGTTTGCTATTCGCTACCCGGCCTGTGATGTTGTACATACCTTTCAACCTTTTCCATTCTCTGCCTCTTTGGGTTGGTACTTAAAGCGTACAGGACGGGCTAAGACGTTCTTTTACGACTGGGACGATTTGTGGATAAAAGGCTTGTATAAGGATATGCCTGAACGCTTATCCACCTGGATTTCATACTTGCTTGTTCGCTCTACGGAAACATATATGCCCGCTCTTGCTGACGCAGTAACTGTTTGCTCCGACTTCCTGCAAAACTTGACACGGGCTGCTGGTAATCAGTTTGTCCGCGTTATTCATAACGGATTTACTATTTATGAACCGATGGATAAGCAACAGGCTAGAGCACAGCTCGGTTTGCGGCCCGATGTTATTTATGCGGGCTTTATTGGCCGTACCCTGTCTGAATTATCATGGTGTATCAGGGCCATGCAAACGTTGCTTGAACAGACAAATAGCTGTAGCGTTCGTATGGTATTATGCGGCATGCCCACAGATGCATTGCAAACGATACCACCTAATCTAACTGAACACATCGACTATGTAGGACAACTATCACCTGCTGATTGCCGTGTTCTGGCAGCTGCAATTGATTTGGGGTTAATGCCACTAGAAGATAACATGTTTAATCAAAGCCGCTTTCCAATCAAGTTTGCTGAGTACCAGGCATCGGGAACTCCAGTTTTGTATTCTCAGGTAGGCGAATGCAATATGTTTACTACAGTTTTTTTCTGGAATATACCGGCAGGGAAAACTTGCCAGTCATTCATTGATGCGTTTACTGAAAGTATGTCTTTAGGGAAAACCGAATTTTCGAAAAGAAAAGTAAACGCCCATGCACTGGCGATACATCTGGAATGGAAGAGAATGGCCTCATTATTGGCAAGCACATACCAAGAAAAATTAAATGTCAGTACATGA